A single window of Plasmodium reichenowi strain SY57 chromosome 14, whole genome shotgun sequence DNA harbors:
- a CDS encoding trafficking protein particle complex subunit 1, putative, producing the protein MILSNEKIPQVTDKWGDMYYYFYIFYKNQCIYSIDLKNNNTQERKKKSNKNETEKLLLGSIYAINYLCSNIQPNKKLKNLYKSISNSNPKLINTNIQTQNNINTQENIHVGNFNCFNTPFYKLHYVETLTAYKFVLITHKNIPNLSNFLKDIYKTIFIDLIILNPVYKIGDEIKDKMFDEKILEKIKRLYVG; encoded by the exons atgatattatcaaatgaaaaaattcCCCAAGTAACGGATAAGTGGGGTGATATgtattattacttttatatattttataaaaaccagtgtatatatagtattgatttaaaaaataataatactcaggaaagaaaaaaaaaatcaaataaaaacgagacagaaaaattattactaGGTTCAATTTATGCCATCAATTACTTGTGTTCTAATATACAaccaaataaaaaattgaaaaatcTATATAAATCTATATCAAATTCAAATCCTAAACttattaatacaaatattcaaacccaaaataatataaacacaCAGGAAAATATACATGTCGGAAATTTTAATTGTTTCAATACTccattttataaattacaCTACGTAGAAACATTAACAG CTTACAAATTTGTTTTAATtacacataaaaatattccaAATTTATCAAATTTTCTTAAAGACATTTATAAAACCATATTTATCGATCTCATCATTTTAAATCCAGTATATAAG ataggagatgaaataaaagataaaatgTTTGATGAGaaaatattagaaaaaatCAAAAGATTGTACGTAGGGTAA
- a CDS encoding hypothetical protein (conserved Plasmodium protein, unknown function), whose translation MAIDPESFYGKRKNCKSTFEENIEKYKLLRKIKTHNEGCDRKNIKKRYFYKQHEVLSYYDDLINDKSISGYTDIIIYTEEMENGKRCFILESFYSFLKYYCFYAMSLNEIYFVKNENINKENTINEQIQHDIDNKNSIKGNPDMHLYELILTNEKRWLYFDIEYDIINNYENKESILFIFLIEFCLFMYSNFNIKICLNDILILDSSTNKKVSFHIIIKNIHTLNNDYYEYLIDYCNFYISQNEKEQKSGNPFYDKYKNKQYKRNHNKQNKKNKPNEHIQEYEQNYLLFDDENSIKHFVDLFLNHISDHIKYCESCFLVNHTTVYIECEDLVELNNNTSFVDTNEMYNNNKESQHFYDEKENNHSDKNNHSEENNHCDENNHCDKNNHCDENNHCDENNHCDENNHCDKNNHCDKNNHCDKNNHCYKNNHCDKNNHCDKNNHCDKNNHCDDDLQKIINDFSEVTDIQHINYNFMSIPFIQNMNRNNCEEKKTKGYFHLYKNSLVDIITHYINYLEKLKEGVKTHCNYIVLLYAFKREDNSDQNLVYDMNMLNIKKNNFVSKNDLILNDCDNTNNNYEEKNSLLINEKKNIIIEDDKYMEEELIVLFEKKPYNYEHKEYRKKNNNKIHTLKCIIDSSVYSKNRNFRLIFSSKKNKKNKLLLSTKNVKKYQKTDINDIILKSLVTFYFKSDVNYKINESRFCNKNLLNNTMNYYFENLYEKKQINNDINDINNNNTHNINDINNNNIHNINNNNNNNNIHNINNNNNIHNINNIHNIHNIHYINYDNIKNVYFKFNHMNSSNNSFKLLKHKNICIPKNNTFDKYAIQNLEHFHNILKILFFWNFELYKNFRKNKIYLNCFQNEIKKDYFYKIVRIYNNMAFENYIKEDNSNMKKYNEENEHIFEEKFSLENSKKICQLSNIFEKENESKDKNNEPNRNQKEKNDKNEPTYNTKCDLKIEDKNYININNNVQLKGSNKYNTICTKKKKNIYEYDLDSYNNLFLKSENFYIDLLNEYKNVFSKEIRQDDLSLLIKYFVHSFTSNNEEYIISLKDNKFCKNKNRSHKSNHIYIIYNYKKKLFVQKCFDHECAHYISEIYYL comes from the coding sequence ATGGCTATAGATCCTGAAAGTTTTTATGGAAAAAGGAAAAACTGCAAAAGCACAtttgaagaaaatattgagaaatataaattactAAGAAAAATTAAGACACATAATGAAGGATGTgatagaaaaaatataaagaaaagatatttttataaacaaCACGAAGTTCTTTCATATTATGATGATTTGataaatgataaaagtATAAGTGGATATACagatataattatatacacaGAAGAAATGGAAAATGGGAAAAGATGTTTTATTTTGGAATcattttattcatttttaaaatattattgtttttatgCTATGTcattaaatgaaatatattttgttaaaaatgaaaatataaataaagaaaatacaATTAATGAGCAAATACAACATGATATAGACAACAAAAATTCAATTAAAGGAAATCCTGATATGCATTTATATGAGCTTATCTTAACTAATGAAAAACGATGGTTATATTTCGATATAGAATATgacataataaataattacGAAAATAAAGAATCTATATTGTTTATCTTTCTTATCGAgttttgtttatttatgtattcaaattttaacataaaaatatgtttaaatgatattttaattttagATAGTTcaacaaataaaaaggtATCTTTtcacataataataaaaaatatacacacacttaataatgattattatgaatatttaatagattattgtaatttttatatatcacaaaatgaaaaggaaCAAAAATCAGGCAACCCattttatgataaatataaaaataaacaatacaaaagaaatcataataaacaaaataagAAAAACAAACCGAATGAACATATTCAAgaatatgaacaaaattatttacTTTTTGATGATGAAAATTCTATAAAACACTTCgttgatttatttttaaatcatatatctgatcatataaaatactGTGAAAGTTGTTTTCTTGTTAATCATACAACCGTTTATATAGAATGTGAAGATTTAGTGGAATTAAACAATAATACAAGTTTTGTGGACACAAATgaaatgtataataataataaggaaagtcaacatttttatgatgaaaaagaaaataatcatagtgataaaaataatcatagtgaagaaaataatcattgtgatgaaaataatcattgtgataaaaataatcattgtgatgaaaataatcattgtgatgaaaataatcattgtgatgaaaataatcattgtgataaaaataatcattgtgataaaaataatcattgtgataaaaataatcattgttataaaaataatcattgcgataaaaataatcattgtgataaaaataatcattgtgataaaaataatcattGTGATGATgatttacaaaaaattataaacGACTTTAGTGAAGTTACAGACATTCAACATATCAATTACAATTTCATGTCAATCCCTTTTATTCAAAATATGAATAGAAATAATTgtgaagaaaaaaaaacaaaaggatattttcatttgtatAAGAACTCACTTGTTGATATTATTacacattatataaattatttggagaaattaaaagaagGAGTAAAAACACATTGTAATTATATTGTACTTTTATATGCATTTAAAAGAGAAGATAATTCTGATCAGAATTTGGTTTATGATATGaatatgttaaatataaagaaaaacaatTTTGTTAGCAAAAATGATCTTATACTAAATGATTGTGATAatactaataataattatgaagaAAAGAATTCATTACTTATAAAtgagaagaaaaatattataatagaagatgataaatatatggaaGAAGAACTAATAGTActttttgaaaaaaaaccttataattatgaacacaaagaatatagaaaaaaaaataataataaaattcatactttaaaatgtattattgATAGTTCAGTCTATAGTAAAAATCGAAACTTCCgattaattttttcaagtaagaaaaacaaaaaaaataaattattattaagtacaaaaaatgtgaagaaatatcaaaaaacagatattaatgatattataCTCAAAAGTTTAGTTaccttttattttaaaagtGATGTAAATTATAAGATAAATGAAAGTAGGttttgtaataaaaatttgttGAATAATACcatgaattattattttgaaaatttatatgaaaagaaacaaatcaataatgatataaatgatattaataataataatacacacaatataaatgatattaataataataatatacataatattaataataataataataataataatatacataatattaataataataataatatacataatattaataatatacataatatacataatatacattatattaattatgataatataaaaaatgtttattttaaattcaatcatatgaattcttcaaataattcatttaaattattaaaacataaaaatatatgtattcCTAAAAATAATACCTTTGATAAATATGCAATACAAAATCTAGAacattttcataatattttaaaaatactCTTTTTCTGGAATTTTGagttatataaaaactttagaaaaaataaaatatatctcAATTGTTTTCAGAATGAAATCAAAAAagattatttttataagatcgttcgaatatataataatatggcatttgaaaattatataaaggaGGATAATTCtaatatgaagaaatataatgaagaaaatgaacATATTTTTGAAGAAAAATTCTCTTTAGAAAATTCGAAGAAAATATGTCAActttcaaatatttttgagAAGGAAAATGAAAGcaaagataaaaataacgAACCAAATCGAAATCAAAAAGAGAAgaatgataaaaatgaaccaacatataatacaaagtgtgatttaaaaattgaagacaaaaattatattaatataaataataatgtacaATTAAAAGgttcaaataaatataatactatatgtacaaaaaaaaaaaaaaacatatatgaatatgatCTTGATAGTTACAATAATTTATTCCTAAAAAGTGAAAATTTCTATATAGATCttttaaatgaatataaaaatgttttttcTAAAGAAATCCGTCAAGATGATTTATctcttttaataaaatatttcgTACACTCATTTACATCaaataatgaagaatatattattagtttgaaagataataaattttgtaaaaataaaaataggTCACATAAATcaaatcatatatatataatttataattataagaaaaaacTCTTTGTTCAAAAATGTTTTGATCATGAGTGCGCGCACTATATTTCGGAAATATACTATTTGTGA
- a CDS encoding DNA mismatch repair protein, putative, whose translation MFFMWLYKYRVYIYIIFFVLVENTMSMKKNLMFTCFNKKKFIYVKKNVLFLNNKYISNLVYTKEDDIYKINEISNVIGRNRKKKNIIINNDEDNDNIDSKNNELGDNIISSNRYINNLFFTNNKNTSLEIRNNNNENGGDDNNNNNNNNNILDVSYNHDKYNMSDNELQLYKNKCKIPLYWIKKLDNLKNMNAINCIEYLKDDNLLYFDNYKNKGLLKFLNDEKRKYNNCIILSRVGDFYETYGLDSIFLIEFLNIKKMNNRLSCGFIKSSINKALNILTNNNLNVCIYEEINEKSLKMKKRYLSQIVTPEFPIYLNNIQYYNKDEDILQNGNNNNNNNNNNNNNNNNNNNYVNSYNNMDKCLDNGNMNALSFFSSYDLDDYFVIKEIVCIYIESKNIFSLSKINLSLKTISIYDNITFDVLNVYLKNTNFLKVYIHQHTNTSFTKKITELFKIENYYLFNNFKSSFYFHMFILDKLKKQIHVKGLFRLIKNKNVFKIESADCKKEEKTIDSNISDSMNYKENNKISHRHINNVNNNIEDNENVEINKNVEDNNIEKIKNKNIIDNNFEYSFSSYCTPLNIFTSYNMGIYKQNNHYENKSNFLFYNIIDINNNNSNSINISESLEFFKNIFLFYPPFEVTKHIRYINEYIKNNMKDLIIPNVKPFKNNIIISLLSNLKADHHILKKILVNIDAVLNCIRNYDFSLLVSIFNVLNHQNSFKLNIIKFYELLMNIQKIMKDNLDLGLFSKFSYQSDIQAFNDFVIYHEIDVHNIINEKLIIEENKELEKSRTDLLNTIISNYSEYDKTKNAYKDINLLNKIIKIDNANDIIGIRKNIPKKKNKNEQISDFFHPLNKKSDVMKNLYVTQDVQNKIKTYLFSIYKKKKKINQIIHNINIQLSSSVHILSFVSNFLQIIQALYNHTINSLKKGWSLPICKHLHLSYENVSFNNIDHKLAYIQKKVYDDKDEIKEYTLTKNVNENAPSDYFINDQKNTNEFVKLSPCDEKKILENVDKDSVEEIKKMYKEKNYVNDSITYIIGAKPYNIIKHNLIKYDFFLKKKNFILLTGKNMSGKTTLSFTILSILFLSNLGMYAPCDENSIIGKFREFYSLKNVNYQEQIENMSLFREQAYYINSIIEEIKENYSVDKRPTREKEIFIVLDEPCIATTPVDNAIIISAVSDYLKNYCGIIITHNYDLLNKICQSENMVFKRISKDINYLKEQDNKIVGKLEDGICKNSEALETCRYTNIDPHVLNLLNVYEKKYKFIHNLSNTLYTKFLEYIQYRKDGKCLNDFFDQYINDIIKQKYDKHEIQYNTPRNMENNYNSYISSDQKNYISENHKYDYNYDMDYIKDKELKNIINSNNNIQEFLNNYDKTRIHNDNPTNNKLDPYDNSIVYDDKLNVIIKKIEEASNKKVIKIGMNEEVPIYYKNKSIVYILCIFSKDENDPYFYIGISDNISERIKCHTRNLLNNKNLLKNPKKNNLLNYKYDWTKFYILLFHVDNKMVASKYEKELSNLLKNNYNILSK comes from the exons ATGTTTTTTATGTggttatataaatatagggtgtacatatatatcatattttttgtacTTGTTGAAAATACGATGAGtatgaaaaagaatttGATGTTCACatgttttaataaaaaaaagtttatatatgtaaagaagaatgtattatttttgaataataaatatataagtaatTTGGTATATACCAAGGAagatgatatatataaaattaatgaGATAAGTAATGTTATAGGAAGAAatagaaagaaaaaaaatataataataaataatgatgaggataatgataatattgataGTAAGAATAATGAACTGGgtgataatataatatcatcgaatagatatattaataatttattttttacaaataataaaaatacatcACTGGAAattagaaataataataatgaaaatggtggtgatgataacaataataacaataataataataatatattagatgtatcatataatcatgataaatataatatgtcTGATAACGAattacaattatataaaaataaatgtaaaattCCGCTTTATTGgattaaaaaattagataacttaaaaaatatgaatgcTATAAATTGTATAGAATATTTGAAAGATGataatttgttatattttgataattataagaacaaaggattattaaaatttctaaatgatgaaaagagaaaatataataattgtatAATTTTGTCAAGAGTAGGTGATTTTTATGAAACATATGGCCTGGATTCTATATTCCTAATTGAAtttttaaacataaaaaaaatgaataatagATTATCATGTGGTTTTATCAAAAGCAGTATAAATAAAgctttaaatatattaactaacaataatttaaatgtatgtatatatgaagaaataaatgaaaagtctttaaaaatgaaaaagagATATTTATCTCAAATTGTAACACCTGAATTTcctatatatttaaataatatacaataCTATAATAAGGATGAAGATATACTACAAAATGgcaacaacaacaacaacaacaataataataataataataataataataataataataattatgttaaTAGTTATAATAACATGGATAAATGTTTAGATAATGGAAATATGAATGCACTATCCTTTTTTAGTTCTTATGATTTAGATgattattttgttataaaagaaattgtttgcatatatatagaaagcaaaaatattttttcattaagtaaaattaatttaagCTTAAAAActatatctatatatgataatataacatttgatgttttaaatgtatatttgaaaaatacGAATTTTTTGAAGGTATATATACATCAACATACGAATACATCATTTACCAAAAAAATCACAGAGTTATTCAAAAtagaaaattattatttgtttaataatttcaagtcaagtttttattttcatatgtttatattagACAAGctaaaaaaacaaatacaCGTAAAGGGGTTATTCAGATTGATAAAGAATAAGAATGTGTTCAAAATTGAATCAGCCGATTGTAAGAAGGAGGAGAAAACAATTGATTCGAATATTAGTGATTCTATGAATTATAAGgagaataataaaattagtCATAgacatataaataatgtaaataataatattgaagataatgaaaatgtagaaataaataaaaatgtggaagataataatattgagaaaattaaaaataaaaacattatagataataattttgaatattctttttcatcatattgtacacctttaaatatatttactaGTTATAATATgggtatatataaacagaataatcattatgaaaataaaagtaattttttattttataatattatagatataaataataataattcaaatagtataaatatatcagAATCATtagaattttttaaaaatatttttcttttttatccACCTTTTGAAGTAACAAAAcatataagatatataaatgaatatattaaaaacaaTATGAAAGATTTAATCATACCGAATGTAAAACCATttaagaataatattattatatctcTTTTATCAAATTTAAAAGCCGATCATcacatattaaaaaaaatattagtAAATATAGATGCTGTACTAAATTGTATTAGAAATTATGATTTCTCACTTTTAGTATCAATATTTAATGTATTAAATCATCAgaattcttttaaattaaatattataaaattttatgaattgttaatgaatattcaaaaaattatgaaagACAATTTGGATTTAGgtttattttctaaattCTCTTATCAGTCAGATATTCAAGCTTTTAATgattttgttatatatcATGAAATCGatgtacataatataattaatgaAAAACTTATAattgaagaaaataaagaattagAAAAATCCAGAACAGATTTATTGAATACAATTATATCAAATTATTCAGAATAtgataaaacaaaaaatgcatataaagatattaatttattaaacaaaataataaaaattgataatgctaatgatattataggtatacgaaaaaatataccaaaaaaaaaaaacaaaaatgaacaaatttcagatttttttcatccattaaacaaaaaatcagacgttatgaaaaatttatatgtaacTCAAGATGTACAAAATAAGATTAAAACTTACTTATTCTcaatttataaaaaaaaaaaaaaaataaatcaaattattcacaatataaatatacaattGTCTTCCTCAGTGCACATACTTTCATTTGTATCTAACTTCTTGCAGATAATTCAG GCTCTATACAACCATACCATTAACAGTCTCAAGAAAGGATGGTCGCTACCAATATGTAAACACCTACATTTATCATATGAAAATGTGAGCTTCAATAACATCGACCATAAGTTAGcttatatacaaaaaaaagtgTACGATGACAAAGACGAAATAAAAGAGTATACATTAACAAAGAATGTAAATGAAAATGCTCCTTCtgattattttataaatgatCAAAAGAATACCAATGAATTTGTAAAATTATCGCCATGtgatgaaaagaaaattttagAAAACGTAGACAAAGATTCAGtagaagaaataaaaaaaatgtataaagaaaaaaattacgTTAACGATTcaataacatatataataggAGCCAAAccttataatataataaaacataatttaattaaatatgatttttttttaaaaaagaaaaattttattttattgaCTGGAAAAAATATGAGTGGAAAAACTACATTGTCTTTTACAATTTTGagtatattatttttgtcCAATTTGG GTATGTATGCACCGTGTGATGAAAACAGCATTATAGGAAAGTTTCGAGAATTTTATAGTTTGAAAAATGTAAACTATCAAGAGCAAATTGAAAATATGTCCTTATTTAGGGAACAAGCTTATTATATCAATTCTATTatagaagaaataaaagaaaattattcTGTTGATAAAAGACCAACAAGAGAAAAGGAAATTTTTATTGTCCTCGATGAACCATGTATAGCAACCACACCGGTTGATAATGCAA TTATTATAAGCGCTGTTTCAGATTACCTGAAAAATTATTGTGGAATTATAATTACACATAACTACGATTtattaaacaaaatatgCCAGAGCGAAAACATGgtttttaaaagaattagTAAAGATATTAACTACCTGAAAGAAcaagataataaaatagtTGGTAAATTAGAAGACGGTATTTGTAAAAACAGTGAAGCCTTAGAAACATGTAGATATACAAATATCGATCCACatgttttaaatttattaaatgtatatgaaaaaaaatataagttTATTCATAATTTAAGTAATACACTATATACCAAATTTTTAGaatatattcaatataGAAAAGATGGGAAGTGTCTCAATGACTTTTTTgatcaatatataaatgatataataaaacaaaagTATGATAAACATGaaatacaatataatacCCCTAGGaatatggaaaataattataatagtTATATTTCAAGTGAtcaaaagaattatatatcaGAAAATCACaaatatgattataattatgatatgGATTACataaaagataaagaattaaaaaatataataaattctaataataatatacaagAATTTTTAAACAATTATGATAAGACAAGAATACATAATGATAATCCAACTAATAATAAACTAGATCCATATGATAACTCAATAGTTTATGATGATAAACTAAatgttataattaaaaaaattgaagaAGCGTCAAATAAGAAGGTTATAAAAATAGGAATGAATGAAGAAGTAcctatttattataaaaataaaagtattgtatatattttatgtattttttcaaaagatgaaaatgatccatatttttatataggTATAAGTGATAATATATCAGAAAGGATAAAATGTCATACAagaaatttattaaataataaaaatcttttaaaaaatccaaagaaaaataatctattaaattataaatatgattgGACTAAATTCtatattttactttttcatgttgataataaaatggtTGCATCGAAATATGAAAAGGAGCTTTCGAATTTGTTGaagaataattataacatattatctaaataa